GTCCAGGCGCACGGCGAGTAGCCACTCTCGCGACATTCACGTGCCGCCCCCGCGTACGAGGTTCGCGCGCACAGATCATACAGTTAAGAAGTAGAGTTAGATTTACGAATAAGAACTGTACATAGCATAAGACGACCCCGGAAGGGAAATAAActtgattattaaaaactaCTACCGAGGAAAATTTCTTCCCACTAACCCTAGGCAACCCGACTGAGTCGGCACGTCCACCACTCCACGTTGTATAGACTTCACAACGTTTTGGGAATGTCCACATCGGACGACCCAGGGACGTCCTACGATGTAACTGGGACGTTCCACGGACGTTCACAGGATGTTCAGGGGACGTTTGAATATTATCTGGACGACCCGAACGTCCAGTACCGGACGTCCTACGGACGTACATAAGAgatccctttttttttttttctttttacgtgaggaaatgcgtttacgcacgccccctcataaggagggNNNNNNNNNNNNNNNNNNNNNNNNNNNNNNNNNNNNNNNNNNNNNNNNNNNNNNNNNNNNNNNNNNNNNNNNNNNNNNNNNNNNNNNNNNNNNNNNNNNNNNNNNNNNNNNNNNNNNNNNNNNNNNNNNNNNNNNNNNNNNNNNNNNNNNNNNNNNNNNNNNNNNNNNNNNNNNNNNNNNNNNNNNNNNNNNNNNNNNNNNNNNNNNNNNNNNNNNNNNNNNNNNNNNNNNNNNNNNNNNNNNNNNNNNNNNNNNNNNNNNNNNNNNNNNNNNNNNNNNNNNNNNNNNNNNNNNNNNNNNNNNNNNNNNNNNNNNNNNNNNNNNNNNNNNNNNNNNNNNNNNNNNNNNNNNNNNNNNNNNNNNNNNNNNNNNNNNNNNNNNNNNNNNNNNNNNNNNNNNNGGAGCGCCTCCCGGATCGtgccccagggcagggtgttaaatgcgttggcgATGTCGAGACTAATCGCCAACGCCACCCCACCCCGGGAGACTGCCCGGCCCGCGAGGGCATGGACGTGGTCGACCGCGTCAAGCGTCGACCGGCCCTCGCGGAAACCGTATTGGCAGTCAGCCAACTGCATACTCCCGTCGGACAGGCCCCCCGAACATAAGAGATCCCTGTGCTATCTAGGTATGGtcctcattttttatttcgtgtcCAGATAATAATGCAGATGGCGTAATATTATGGTTTTTATTCATGTTTTCTACATGCATTTATGTTTTAGAATACTTAATTAAATCTGATTTGCCACAAACAAAAACTATACTACACGCCGTGCAAAGAGCTTTTTCACTATCCTTACGTGGCATCAACCAatctttagaaatattaaaacataactaagaattttgaaatactttcCTTTTTGATGTCCTCTTTTCTTCTCGATGATTCCTGACGTGGACGGCTGCGGTTcattatccatttttttttactgttccCTAATGTCACACAGTGTTAAAAACGCGGGAAAATTGCTAAGTCCCCTTAAATACACCTCCTCTGGCGGTTCAGATACATGTATGGTAGCAGACGACATATAGCTGTGACGTCAGCTTACGCATGCGCAGAAGGGAATCCCTGGAGGGagaaatcccacgaatgtcCATCACTGGTGACGacttcatttacattttatgatacgaggaagcgacctttccgtctaatctttttttttttaactgccCGTATAAAATTCCGCGATGGGCGATAGTCAcagattttgcaatttcgcttttgagacatgctaaaaatacgttcaaaagCAGGACATTTGTCTACGCATAAAGCGTTTGAATTTTGCCAGAACTATCCTGACAAGGATATGTAGGAATTtggtttaaaatataattcggtAGAGAAGAAAATTCACTCACTTTGGTTGTAAAACAATTCACTTTATTAACTTCGCTTCCGCGGTTGAATTAGCGATAAGCGTTTAATTCTCTCCGCGATATATCGAATGTAAAGCGAGTTGTCGTTACCGTTTAGGCGATAGGCGCGGGGTCAGAAGTAAACAGCACGTGTGGTACGTTCAACTTTCTGCCACAAGTGATTTATCAATCACCGACGGATACCTTGACCTCGCGTGGCGCCAAGATCGAGGTTTTGTTCCATTGTCCAGCGGACGAGTTAATTGGTCACGTGATTtccttaatttaaaataaaagtaattcgtaaatttaattttaactttaaaccttaacaacatttttgtgtcaattttctcaaaaaaaaacGCTTAATGATATTTACTTCCCttgattacgaaatgcataattattatatgtttttttcattattgtacctgaaaaacgggaaaaactATCTAGTAGTTCACCTACTCTCCGTTGGAGGCACCAATTTACCTCCTACGCACCCTTAGGTATAGGACCATGCTGTTGTGTGTGTGTCTCACTGATTATACCGTATGTGGTAGTAATGACACTGgcgatatcaattttataccATATTGTGGTCTAAAACAccttaaataaagaaagacagaaaaaaagaaagtgttGCGCGTCCGTgcggttttatttttaaggacTTAGGGTTTAATTGGCGTTCACGCCGCACGTGACAAGATTATTAGAACTGCGTGCGACTTAACCAGTAATAtgttaatttaagataaaataagaaatataatattaactttattgTAACAGTTTGAATATAACTAATTTAACACAAACgttgaatttctttacttAAAACACAAGCTTTTACAATAGACGTCTATATTGGTTAACGGTCGCTATGCGAGTaagtattaacaaattgttttaaataaaatgcaatcaaaaaaacgaaataccgtaaatacaagaaaatcgtaattgGCGCTAAACTAACTTTAAACAGAACTGGCAAACGCAAAGGCTCATTCACATTCCCATAACGACGGGCAAACGGGTCTCCGCTTTGCCATCTGGGAGTGACatgggaattaatttatctctaTCAAAAGTAGCGGTACGCAACAAAAGAATGACAATGGCACCGCGAATAGCGGAGGGCGCAAATTCAAATCAGATTTCAATGCGAAATACGGTAACCTGGTAGCCTCATTGAGCTttatcctaactggagtgtgaactgCGAGAGAAACGCCGGTCCGAGAGAGATGCAAGATGAGTGGTTCCGGTGTtactatcctatagcaaatttatgtgtgGAGGGAGAACAGACTtctctttgtttgaatttctcGCCactaggaattatttacagattaattatgtacagatttgaactttatttcctttttatttatatataaaacgatagaaacattaataataacgacataataatgaaatagtatacataatttacataccataatttagatcatacaaatatatacaatttggtatagagctaaatttgattatttgtcacaattcaatttatattgtatttatccaattttatgcggaaaagaatctgaaagtaactcaCTCGATAATGCTCAGCGATGCTCGGTTAGGTTATGTTACGGCGTACGTTTGTTCCCcctctataaataaatttgctataggataataccggaaccactcattttgcatttctctcggaCCTCCGTCGCCTCTACTGCTTCCTACAGGAGTTCACACTCgagttaggatagagctcaatgcatatgacatatatatatatcgtaatcTGTGCTcacttgcgccgcgagtggtagaaatattcataacttaaagCTCGGGATCAGGATCGCCAGGCTACCATAATTCGCGTTGAAGCCCGATTTAATTCGCGCCCACGAGGTGTGGCGGCGCCAGTGTCGTTAGTACCACATACAACATAATCAGTGAGACACACACACAACAGCATGGTCCTATATATGTGTATTTGTACCTGCTTTAAGGGGAAagacacgggtaatgcagcgagGTGACATTACCGGCAAAAATGGGCCTAAAAAGGGGATCGGGATTTTTCACTTTTTGGCCTTATATTAGTATATTTTGGGCtaaatgagggctcattcgaaagaggaagctTGAATACATCCAGGGCTGGTCATGATTCAACGAGATCTTgttaatatctaataatatgAGTGTCCAAAGTAGAGAaagaatacgataaaatacatCTGCAGAATCCAAGTATTTGTGGGTCACTATAAGAGTTTTGTGACTCACGCGATGACCAGTCCCGGATGTATTgaacctttctctttcaaatgagccctcattcagcccaaaatatgctaatgTGACGTTCGCATATCGACCGTCCAAACCACGGACATACTTTTCCCTTGTAATGAGTTGAAGACAGATttagtatttgtatattcgaacGTCACCCTATATCTTAGACTAAGAAACGTTTAGCAAGTAAGAGAGAACCTAAGCGATAACAGCTACGGGGGCGGAGCGAGCGATCTACTTCTTGCCACATCATATGCCCCTGATACGACCACGGTACGGCCGCGGCTTATTCACTATCGTGAACCGCGGATTCGGTTGCTTTATCGCGACGCACGAGAATACAACGGTTCTCCTAGATGTTAAGTCGCAGCTACAGGTCCCGTACAATTCTCGGTACTCGTTACCACCCACCGGTGGCCAGATCTAATGAGACCCTGCACcttttcgacgaattcaagCGTAGCGTCAGCTAAGGAACCGTCGGCAGTGGCTATCGTTGGTGTCAGTCACCAAAAACCGATAAGGGGTAGACTAAACACCTAGGAATGATTTCGGGCAAGATGTTATTGCTAACGTTATGGGAAGAAATCAACCACcacccatgaatttttaataatcacgtGGTATGATTGTTTCCTCCTTCCTCGGGCCAAAGGTCCCGAATTAGGGGTATAAGTACGCCCGCAATTCAGAGGCTCGGGATAGTCCTCAAAAGTTCAGAAATCATTCAAAGTCAAATATCGAGTTTTATTGCGAAGTCAAGGTAGTGAACCttttattcagaaattgtaattgattgtaattgctataataaaagaccgtGCGCGGGTCTTAATAAAacagtaacgtaatttaacaaatcCACGagctacaattattttttcccttaATCATTCGACGCGTTCGGAGAGGGAAAagggaataaattataattaaaccaACTGTCTTTTCGATTTATCGAGGCGTTGAAGCCGGTCATTCAGAAAtcttaaagatagaaacattGCTCGGCCGTGGGTTTCCTTCCGTCATCGTACTCAGGTTCAAAGTCACTTTCGTGCTTGCTGTAAGGGTtgatcgaggcgtcgaagccggtTTTCCCAAACAGTAGCCACGGATTTGATTAACGCGGCTTCTTTTCGATCCAAGGCAGAGCAGATATTCCGATCAGggtcgaggcgtcgaagccggcTTTGAAAGGAATAGACGCAAAACCAGCGGTCGTAAAAGGTTGCATGGGCTTGATAACGATTAGCGGGACATGAGATTCATCCCCGATTAAAACttatataaattccaatttttccctCTCAATAGATGAAAAACACCGAAACAGCGCGGAAGTACCGTTCGGGGAGACGCGAACAAATTCGACGGTTGTTACGCGATTAGGAACTACCGGTTCAATCTGGAAGGTTTCCGTTCGGGCGCATAGTGAAGCCGCGAGTGATTCAAAACGAACTGTTACGAGCATCAGCATTAGCACCAAcatcagcatcagcaccaGCATCCGCATCAGTACCAGCATCGACACCAGCACCCATACCTTGGAGGCTCGCCCCGTTGACCATTCCCCGAGCACGTGAGGCCGTGTGGACCATCCCACCCAACGACCCGCGGTGGAAAAGTTACATCCAAAACGTGCTCGACCTCATCAAGTAGTAAGTCcgaaaaagttaaaatttctaataaatagtaatcgcGAGGGTAGACTCAATACCCGCAAGTCGTTTAAGAGAGGCGTGGGACAAAAAGCAAGCATCATTTGATCGAATCGGGGgacagattttcaaatttgaaatcCGGGACGTGACACTAATATGaggacgaaaagcgaaaaatcgtaaagGCATTCCCAAAATTGAGTTCCGCCATTTTATGGATAATAGTAGAGCAAGTCACGTACCAAATTTAGTACAGGAAATCGGTATGAGATGGCACTTACTGAGGATGACTGCTAACGTGAATATCGATACATTGCGACGTTGTCATTCTGGCATAACAGCGTCTATCCTTTCCCCACGCTGCACTGTTGCCATTTTACTGAAgtcgaaatattcttacatttgCCGACGTCGACAGAGCATAGGAACAGACAGCGGAAAAAGAGTAgaagaaaacatttacaaGCCTAGTATCATAACCAATTGTCATAacaatatcgtgtttggtctcattttaatcagaaaaaccTCACCAATATGTtagtgaaatttgtattaaaaaaaaaattaacaataaaaaagttaGTTTGTCGCATTATTGTTTCACAGATTAGTaggcatttaaattttgtacgattACCTCGACTCTCACAAGGAATGTTTTTTAGGTATCCGCCTccaattgttttgatttttggatatgttttaaaggtgcgaaaaataaaatatacgtatttttgtattttcgccTGTTTCATATTTAGGAGGTGAAAAGACCccctaaagtttcagctgcaataggttatctccgaaactatcataaatagaagaaaactttttaaaaaaaagtttcatgtttCCTATCTGCATATCAAATCTGaccctaaattttgtaaaaaaaaattatttgtttataacattattttaaaagtaattacagtttatataataactaagaagaacatacattttttctgaatCTATTGATGTATCGTATACCGTGTTTGCCTCTTACATTTTTGtgcattaatattatacgtacaccctcgctcatacccagatagcacagggacgtcttatgtacgtccatacGACGTCCTGTACTGGACGTTCGGGACGTTCTATGGACGTCCAGATAACGTCCAAACATCCCCTGAACGTCCTGTGAACATCCTGCGAAAGTCCCTGGAACGTCCCAGTTACATCGCaggacgtccctgggacgtccgGCGTGGACATTCTATgtacgtccctgggacgtccgATGTGGACATTCCTAGAACGTTCTctgtaaaattgagatttaaaaaaaaattaaattttaattttatatattttcttttatttgttggtagattttagttaactgtatttattatttcttgtaactggattccatgaaaaacgacgaacaaatctttgaatttttatttacctccgGCGGGATTCGAACTCACGATTTTCGAACTACAACCGCAACCTGCTTCCTCACTTACCCATAAACGACTTTGGTAAACTGACTTATATTTTAAGCTTATATAGTGAttcgcattaatattcggatactttttaaaatacaattccttcttttgaaattggtctaaatgacttgaacttttttttgaaaagttagaagaattaatttactaggtaattctgaatagttccaaatattacatacatatcacatctcatatgtacaaaaaatattgtattcctaatattgaataaacattttgttttatatgttcaaacatatattttgttgcgaatattagataaatatgtgttttatctacggaaaaaaatatcctgttgcgaatattaaataatgattgtatacccagatagcacaggaacaggaacgtcttatgtacgtccatgggacgtccggtgctggacattcccagaacatTTTCTGTACGttcatgggacgtccggtgctggacatttccagaacgttttctgtacgttttcagtacgtccatgggacgtccggtgctatctgggataataatattaattaattaatattaatttacaattgtaaatagtgtattttatattcggaaaaaaatattctgttctacatattgaataaatattatattataaataatattaataaataatattaataaataatattaataaatattatattataaataatattaataaataatatttattttgtttaaaaaaaagtattttttcctaaatctagaaagttcagagcggacatccctgggacgtacaaaatttaggtcCCATGGACATTCGTAGGACGTTCCGGGCGGACGTCgacgtttggacgtaaactggacataaaatggacgtccatgggacgtccggtgctatctgggtaaatatgtggacacgtactactttcaatgaataattaatatacatcgtAAATTGTTGATATACAACTTGtattgctaaattctatattggatgtaAATTTACCAACATTTAAtagtattaaatgttttgactgccatattcaattttatagtggaactatgggatcATTTAGATTGATAAGTTCAGAaagaatattcaatatatcgaaaacatttatggccaaatattacaaaataatgataacattatctagttatctctaaaggtttttatcattactcatgtgatattaaaaaaagactattaataaaatatattcgctaatacaacataaacatatcgaaagataaataatacaattgatattaatagatttgcaactgttattagatatttagtgtccacatacttctgagcggggGTGTATTGTATGCATCGCGCAGATACGCCGCGCCGGGTCGCGATCATGTCAAATATAGACGTACGATCATTATCTTTGTTATAGGTTATAGCTATTGTTTTTCGCAAACAACACACATATACAGTCGGGGACAAAAATAAGTGGACAGTTACTGGAAGTAGGTAAAGATGAAGTTTGATCGAATTAACGTAACTGTTATAAacttcagttttattaattatatatccttatagtatgtacattatgtaGTGAATAATTGAAGTTCATACTTGCATCTTTATGTAAACATGCTGTAGTTAACGAAACTGATAGCTATTTAGCAGCAGACAAAAATAAGTGGATACTTACTAAAATACGTGACAAATGGAatacatattgaaattaatacttgGTATTGCCACCTTTTGCTGCTATTACTGCTTCCAGACGTCGGggaatactttttattaaattttcgatataatctttatcaattttttcaaattcaaactgtaaccttttgaaaatatcgacctttttatttcgttgatcCAATGGAACTTTTGCGTCCAGTAAACtccataaattttctataggATTCAAGTCGGGGCTTTGAGCCGCCATTCAAGCAATTTAATATTGGaatcttcaaaaaattttttaattttcgtagcAGTATGCTTGCGGTCGTTGTCTTGTTGGAAGACAAATTCGTCATCGCAACCCATCTTTACTACTGcttcttctaaattttcatttagaatatcaatatatttgtCTGGATTCATAATTCTATCGATTTCTGCTAATGTACCAACTCCATTCCACGAAAAGCACCCCCACACCATTAATGATCCTCCGCCAAATTTAACTGTAGGTGTAATAAAtgcttttttatatgtttcattttttttcctccaaacttgatgcttttttttaattgccgCAACTCAAATTTACTTTCGTCGCTCCAAACTATACTTTTCCAGAATGCTAGTgacatattcaaatatttttttgcaaatgcTAAACGTTTTCtcatattaatttgattgatGTATGACTTGCGTCTAGCCTTGCAACATCTTAATCCAGCTTCGTGAAGGCttcgttttattgtttttgttgaaacttttaatccCATTATTTCTGCAATACTTCTTGATGCAATTGTTTTCTTGTATGGTGGTGCAGGGTTTGCGTCCACGGCCTCTTAAATTTTTCACCGTATTATgtagtagaattttttataaattttttctcCTGCACTTTCTAGAGCACTTTTAGATACGTTATACTTTCAAGCTATCACGCGGTAACTTAATTGTGTACAGCAATCTAAAACGATTAAATGGCgaatttgatttgaaatttcttccgTTTTTGacattctgaaatttttttagaaatgctTATACTCGTACGAAGGTTGAGTTAGTACTAATAAGTTTCTGTGGGATCACTGCATGTAAGCGTAATCTCTGCCTAatgtttgtatacatttcttgCCTTATGATAACTTTGTAACAAATGTAAGGAATAGCGGAATACATTGTCCGCCGCCCCATGCCGAGGAGACGCAGACATGGGCCAGGCGCGCGTGGACGACAGAGCGCGACGCTGCGACGCGAGGCCCGATCAAAGACAATGTCGGAGGCCCTTTAAAAAGGCCTTCCTTGACGAGGCTAGGGATAGATTTTCTCAGACCGGAAAGTCACTTCGTTGCCAGCCTTCGATACGAGCAGAGCCCTCCGCAATAAAAgaacattgtattttatacgCGGCGATTTGTATTTGCCTTTATTTAATCGTCTTACACAAAGTGCCCACTTATTTTTGTCTGCTGCTAAATAGCTATCAGTTTCGTTAACTACAGCATGTTTACACAAAGATGCGAGTAAGAACTTCAATTATTCACtacataatgtacatactataaagatataaaattaataaaactgaagtTTATAACAGTTACGTTAATTCGATCAAACTCCATCTTTACCTACTTCCAGTAACTGTCCACTTATTTTTGTCCCCGGCTGTATAATCAGGTACATGTTATACATCAatagattcagaaaaaaaatatgttcgtttTGGTTATTCTATCAActtcgattacatttaaaataatgttataaacaaattcgttattataaagaaattatttttttttacaaatttttgggtcagattttatatgcagatagaaaaccataaaactttttcttaaaacgatttcttctatctatgatagtttcgatgatagcctattgcagctgaaactttatatcatttcctaaatatgaaaacgggacaaaataaaaagtaggtatatcttatttttcggccctttaaaacatatccaaaaatcaaaacaatcgcAGGCAGACACCTAAAAAACATTCCTTAtcagtctctctttcttctttatcaaactgtctttttctacttcgtcGACGCTTCGAAACTCTGGACGGATTCGAAGCTGGTCGGACTTGAATATTTGGTTATACGTACTTACAATGTATACTCAGtagaggagagaaagagaggtcGAAACAAATCGGAGACTATATGTATCTCATTTTCGCTCGCTAAGAGCGAATTATGTTTCTCGCTTCGTTCTGAAACAGCAGAAAGCGCCACCTCGTTTTCATCGGCCAGCCGTGTCTCTATGGCTATTGccatttctatgcagaaaAATCTGCTGTAATACCGCCCAGCCAAATCGGAGAGGTCGGTATTATAGCAGCTACTCTCTACATAGAAATGGTATTAACATTAGATATGCGGCAGCGGAGGAAAACTAAATGGAACTGCTTTTTATTGCCATACAGTATAGTTTGTTCTCAACAACATATACTGTATACTTCTTCCTTGAGGGATTCTGAATGCTCAGCGTAGTAAGTAGTAGTATTCTCTTTCGCGCTGCGTATTACGTTTGTGTAGTGCGGTTACGCTTCACCATCACGCGTGCATATACGAATAAGAGCTAGGGTGAGGGACCCTCGGCGCCGCTGCGGCGCCACGTAGATTTCCATCGCGCTAtcgaaaatttggaaaacttta
The sequence above is drawn from the Hylaeus volcanicus isolate JK05 chromosome 2, UHH_iyHylVolc1.0_haploid, whole genome shotgun sequence genome and encodes:
- the LOC128872136 gene encoding uncharacterized protein LOC128872136 isoform X1, translated to MEIEEEEEHQPVLTVGCQDNVGLQDSVGLKGFIDPDTSRDSCTYNVLPGSSRDCAVKRGRLQAVSRRCSKGRARFGCNFSTAGRWVGWSTRPHVLGEWSTGRASKVWVLVSMLVLMRMLVLMLMLVLMLMLVTVRFESLAASLCARTETFQIEPVVPNRVTTVEFVRVSPNGTSALFRCFSSIEREKLEFI